The Siniperca chuatsi isolate FFG_IHB_CAS linkage group LG2, ASM2008510v1, whole genome shotgun sequence genome window below encodes:
- the ippk gene encoding inositol-pentakisphosphate 2-kinase isoform X1, producing MELDKMDENDWKYHGEGNKSLVVSHVQLSRVLRLLKYPAEDSENPPQTVEQAFRQIQNIVDFSSNVMSSLLGEKFIHSGEVVKLPLEFVRQLSIKVQHQRPAWRCDKVMDIYSGCALCLPNLTSPVLHQPTHTPPLCIEIKPKCGFLPSSKHVSKDIKTKVCRFCMHQHYKVANGKWKRRSLYCPLDLFSGNRQRMHFAVRHLIEEPQNNFKIFKGGQCIYSSKEGSDDSLDLNSLLYHLRPYFMYGNNRFTSHMASKAVLNDFIQVLVNALLSGGGGDGGVVTDRQGEGRSFCEASLFNKERILHGSQGLPSDSVLFRILQTQMLDTLDIEGLYPLYRRVEQHLQDFPKERTRLQIDGPYNEAFLEKLQKCPTEDDSSVEYAVAKVHQYRAAMTVKDCSIMVALVPSSEEEEDDEGQRRLRDFLSSRPPAFSYSVSILDLDPKPFDSIPRQLRLDQKIVSCYLRTGGALPKGSLPPLPGIFTAAEREDCTLLFHPV from the exons ACAGTGGAGCAGGCCTTCAGGCAGATCCAGAAcattgttgacttcagctccaACGTGATGAGCagcctgctgggagagaagttCATCCACAGCGGG GAAGTGGTCAAACTGCCGCTAGAGTTTGTGcgacagctgtcaatcaaagtTCAACATCAAAGACCag cctggCGCTGTGATAAGGTGATGGACATCTACAGCGGCTGTGCTCTCTGTCTGCCCAACCTGACATCTCCAGTCCTCCACCAGCCAACACACACCCCTCCACTCTGCATCGAGATCAAG ccTAAATGTGGTTTCCTGCCGTCCTCCAAACATGTCAGCAAAGACATCAAGACCAAAGTGTGCCGCTTCTGCATGCACCAACACTACAAG gtGGCCAATGGGAAGTGGAAGAGACGCAGTCTGTACTGTCCTCTAGACCTGTTCTCAGG gaacagacagagaaTGCACTTTGCCGTCAGACACCTGATAGAAGAACCTCAGAACAACTTCAAAATCTTCAAG ggcgGTCAGTGTATTTACAGCAGTAAGGAGGGCAGTGACGACTCGTTGgacctgaactctctgctgtaTCATCTCAGACCGTACTTCATGTACGGAAACAACCGCTTCACCAGTCACATGGCCAGCAAAGCTGTTTTGAACGACTTCATCCAG gtCCTGGTGAACGCCCTGCTGAGTGGTGGAGGGGGAGATGGAGGGGTGGTGACGGACAGACAAGGAGAAGGGCGCAGCTTCTGTGAAGCGAGTCTGTTCAACAAGGAGAGGATTCTCCACG GCTCTCAGGGTTTACCCAGTGACAGTGTTTTGTTCAGGATTCTTCAGACTCAGATGTTGGACACACTGGACATTGAAGGACTCTACCCTCTGTACCGCCGAGTGGAGCAACACCTGCAGGACTTCCCCAAGGAGAG aaCTCGTCTCCAGATAGACGGACCATACAACGAGGCCTTCCTGGAGAAGCTGCAGAAATGTCCGACTGAGGACGACAGCTCTGTGGAGTACGCTGTCGCCAAG GTCCATCAGTACCGCGCCGCCATGACAGTCAAGGACTGCTCCATCATGGTCGCCCTGGTGCCCagcagtgaggaagaggaggatgatgaagg tCAGAGGCGGCTCAGGGACTTCCTCTCCTCCAGACCTCCTGCTTTCTCTTACTCGGTCTCCATCTTGGATCTGGACCCGAAGCCGTTCGACAGCATCCCCCGCCAGCTGCGCCTGGACCAGAAGATTGTCTCGTGCTACCTGAGGACTGGCGGTGCCTTGCCAAAGGGCTCTCTGCCGCCGCTCCCCGGCATCTTCACAGCTGCTGAGAGAGAGGACTGCACGCTGCTCTTCCACCCTGTGTAA
- the ippk gene encoding inositol-pentakisphosphate 2-kinase isoform X2 — MSSLLGEKFIHSGEVVKLPLEFVRQLSIKVQHQRPAWRCDKVMDIYSGCALCLPNLTSPVLHQPTHTPPLCIEIKPKCGFLPSSKHVSKDIKTKVCRFCMHQHYKVANGKWKRRSLYCPLDLFSGNRQRMHFAVRHLIEEPQNNFKIFKGGQCIYSSKEGSDDSLDLNSLLYHLRPYFMYGNNRFTSHMASKAVLNDFIQVLVNALLSGGGGDGGVVTDRQGEGRSFCEASLFNKERILHGSQGLPSDSVLFRILQTQMLDTLDIEGLYPLYRRVEQHLQDFPKERTRLQIDGPYNEAFLEKLQKCPTEDDSSVEYAVAKVHQYRAAMTVKDCSIMVALVPSSEEEEDDEGQRRLRDFLSSRPPAFSYSVSILDLDPKPFDSIPRQLRLDQKIVSCYLRTGGALPKGSLPPLPGIFTAAEREDCTLLFHPV; from the exons ATGAGCagcctgctgggagagaagttCATCCACAGCGGG GAAGTGGTCAAACTGCCGCTAGAGTTTGTGcgacagctgtcaatcaaagtTCAACATCAAAGACCag cctggCGCTGTGATAAGGTGATGGACATCTACAGCGGCTGTGCTCTCTGTCTGCCCAACCTGACATCTCCAGTCCTCCACCAGCCAACACACACCCCTCCACTCTGCATCGAGATCAAG ccTAAATGTGGTTTCCTGCCGTCCTCCAAACATGTCAGCAAAGACATCAAGACCAAAGTGTGCCGCTTCTGCATGCACCAACACTACAAG gtGGCCAATGGGAAGTGGAAGAGACGCAGTCTGTACTGTCCTCTAGACCTGTTCTCAGG gaacagacagagaaTGCACTTTGCCGTCAGACACCTGATAGAAGAACCTCAGAACAACTTCAAAATCTTCAAG ggcgGTCAGTGTATTTACAGCAGTAAGGAGGGCAGTGACGACTCGTTGgacctgaactctctgctgtaTCATCTCAGACCGTACTTCATGTACGGAAACAACCGCTTCACCAGTCACATGGCCAGCAAAGCTGTTTTGAACGACTTCATCCAG gtCCTGGTGAACGCCCTGCTGAGTGGTGGAGGGGGAGATGGAGGGGTGGTGACGGACAGACAAGGAGAAGGGCGCAGCTTCTGTGAAGCGAGTCTGTTCAACAAGGAGAGGATTCTCCACG GCTCTCAGGGTTTACCCAGTGACAGTGTTTTGTTCAGGATTCTTCAGACTCAGATGTTGGACACACTGGACATTGAAGGACTCTACCCTCTGTACCGCCGAGTGGAGCAACACCTGCAGGACTTCCCCAAGGAGAG aaCTCGTCTCCAGATAGACGGACCATACAACGAGGCCTTCCTGGAGAAGCTGCAGAAATGTCCGACTGAGGACGACAGCTCTGTGGAGTACGCTGTCGCCAAG GTCCATCAGTACCGCGCCGCCATGACAGTCAAGGACTGCTCCATCATGGTCGCCCTGGTGCCCagcagtgaggaagaggaggatgatgaagg tCAGAGGCGGCTCAGGGACTTCCTCTCCTCCAGACCTCCTGCTTTCTCTTACTCGGTCTCCATCTTGGATCTGGACCCGAAGCCGTTCGACAGCATCCCCCGCCAGCTGCGCCTGGACCAGAAGATTGTCTCGTGCTACCTGAGGACTGGCGGTGCCTTGCCAAAGGGCTCTCTGCCGCCGCTCCCCGGCATCTTCACAGCTGCTGAGAGAGAGGACTGCACGCTGCTCTTCCACCCTGTGTAA